The Gemmatimonadota bacterium DNA window GCCAGGTAGAGCGTGCCGCCGTCCGGCGAGAACACCGGGAGCCAGGGCCGCTGGCCCAGCTCCATCTGGCCGTCCGCCTTGGGCAGGCCGTCTCCGCTCAGGTCGAAGAAGAGCAGGAGCCCGGTCATCTCGGTGGTGGCCACGAGCAGGTCGCCGTCGGGCGCGATGCCGAAGTGGGCGATCATGTGACCGTGCTCGCCGTGGGCGCCGTGCCCGCCCTGGTCCACGTTCGTCAGCTCCACGTCGCCGGTCTCCCGGTCCACCGTGGCGAGCTGGTTCTCCGCCAGGGAGGCGGTGTAGATGCGCGCTCCGTCGGGGGAGAGGGCCAGGGCGTGCGGACGGGGGAAGAACACGTCCACCTCATCGGCGCGCATGCCGTCCGTGCTGAACTCGCCCAGCCGCGCCGGAGGATTCACGGCGCTCATGGAACGGCCGGCGAAGAGCATGTCCGCGTCGGCGTCCAGGGCGAGCATGCCGGGCACCTCGAAGTCCACCCGCCCGACCAGCGTGTTGTCCCGGTCGAACTTGAGGACGCGGTTCTCCCCGATCAGCGATACGTACCAGAACGACCCGTCCGGCTCGACCGCCACGTGATGCGGCTTGGCGTTCGGCGTGAACCCCAGCTCCGTCAGATGGATCTCCTCGACGACGCGCTGCGTCGTCAGGTCGATCACCGTGATCATCGCTTCGTCCTGGCTGCAGACGTAGGCGTAGACCGGCGCCTCCTGCGGGCGCACGGGTCCGTTGCCGGCCGCGGCCGGAGCGGCCGCGCAGGCGGCCAGGACGATGGCGAGACCACCGATGGTGGCCCGGGTGTGCAAGCGGGGCATGGGGCCCTCGAGGTTGGGGATGACGGAGGCGGCCGGGCCGGGGGCCCGGCCGCCCGTTGGGCTAGAACACGGCGCGGCCGCGAGGACGCACCAGGAACAGACCCTCGGCACCGCTGGTGACGGCCACCACCCCGTTCTTGAAGAACGGGTAGTTGCTCCACGAGCCGCCGAAGCCGGGGTCGTTGGTGCCGTAGGGCACCGTGTCGAAATAGCCGACCTCGACCGGGTTCTCCACGTCGCTGATATCGAGCACCCGCAGTCCACTCTGGTAGTTGGACTGGTACATGCGGTCGCCCACGATGTAGAGGTTGTGGTCGCTGGACTTCTGCGTGCCGAAGTGCTCCTTGACCAGTTGCGGGTCGTCCAGATCGCTGACGTCCCAGATCAAGGTGCGCGTCTGCTCGACGGCACCCTGGAGCTCGTCGAGCTCGTCGTTCATGAAGAAGTAGCGCTGATCCTCGGTGAGCCAGCCCTGGTGGGAGTAGCCCACGTTCGGGTAGGAGGCCCGCGACAGGGCGACCGGGTTGCTCTTGTCCGTCACGTCGGCGATGGAGAGCGCCGTCTCGTTGGCGCCGAAGCAGATCTCCTTGCCTTCGTGCTCCGCGTCGGGGCCGCGGTAGACCACACACTGCGCATCGTGCGAGTAGCCCGTGGACGCGCGGCCGGTCTGCGCATCCGCGAAGCACCCCGCGAAGGTCGGGTTCTTGGGGTCGCGCACGTCGATCATGTGCAGCCCTCCGCCGCACGTCTCCCCGCCCATGCTGCTGCCCACGCTGTACGCGAAGCCGGTCTCTTCGTTGATGACGATGTTGTGGGCGCTGTGGATGTCGGTGTAGAGCGCGTCGGCCTCGAAGGTCTCCGGCGTGCCGTCGAAGTCCCGCAGGCGGGTCAGGTCGAAGACCTGCATGCCGTGGCTCCCGGCTCCGTCCGAGACGATGAAGGTGTGGTTCCGGTACACCTTCATGTCCCGCCAGGCGGCGGGATTGGCGCCGTCGGTCAGCGGCAGGTTGCCGAGGTAGACCGGGTTGAACGGATCGGTGACGTCCACGAACGCGGTGCCGTCCATACGGCCCACGATGGCGTACTCGCGCTCGGTGTCCGCATCGGTCCAGCCCCAGATGTCGTTCAGGCGCACACCGCGGCCGCCGCCCAGCTCGGCCACCGGCACGAACGACAGGAGATCCACCTCGGTGCAGGCGAAGGCCGTGGCCGAGCCCTCCGCGCAATCCACCTGGCCCCCGGCCACCCGGTCGAAGTTCTCCTCTTCGCTCATCAGGGTCTCGCTCTGCCAGACCCCGTCGGCGCCCCGCTCGTAGACCGCGACGCGGCCCAGCCCGAAGTCCGCGGCGGTCATGCCGACCGCAGCCAGGTCGCCGTCGACCGCCAGCGAGCCGCCGAAGCCGGTGCGCCCCTCGACGCCCGGCGACAGACGCGAGACCTGGTCGAACTGCCCCGACGGCCCGCGGCTGTAGACGTAGGCGGCGCCCTGTGCGCCCGCCGCCCCGGGCGCGCCCACCCAGATCTGCGCGCCGGCGTAGGCGACCGCCGAGCCGAAGGTCTCGCGCGGCCCCGCCAGGAACGGCAGGAGCTGCGCGGCCGGTACCCACTCCCCGCTGTCCGCGTCGCGCACGAAGGCGAACGCCGCGCCCATCTGACCTGCGGCGCGGGCCGCGCCGACGAGCAGCCGGTCCTCCCCGGCGGACAGCGCGTTGCCGAAGCGCACGCCGCGCTCGAGCCCGTCGAGCGGCAGCGGGCCGACCTCGGTCCAGCGGTTGCCCTGGAACCGGAAGCGGAAGACCGCGCCCGTCTGCTGATCGCGGAGGGGAGCGGCGACGAAGGCCTCGTCTCCGTGCAGCGCCACCTGGGTCCCGAACCCATCGGCGGCGCGCAGGTCGGCCGCGGCCATCTTGCCCACCTCGGTCCAGGCCCCGTCCGCGTTCCGCCGGAATGCGTAGACCGCGCCGCGTCGCATGCCCTGGTTGGGAGCGCCGACCAGCAGGTGTCCGCCCGACAGCGCCACCGACGCTCCGAAGCCGTCCCCTTCGGCGGCGTCCGAGCCCGTCAACTTCTGCGCCTCCCCCCAGGTGCCGGACCCATCGCGCTCGAACAGGTACAGCGCCCCGGCACCGCCGAGCCGCGTGACCGCGAGCAGGTCGCCGTCCGCTGCGAGCGCCGCTCCGAACCCGTCGGTCCCCTCCGCGTCGGACGCGGCGAGCCGCGCCTGTTCCGTCCAGGCCCCGCCGCTCTTGCGATAGACGTAGACGAGTCCCGAGCGGATGCGGTTCTGGGCCTCGCCCACCAGCACGTCCGCACCGGCGATCTCGACGGACGCGCCGAAGCCGGCCTGGAGGGCCGCCGGGGCGCCCGGGAAGCTCTGCGCGCGGGCGGTGGAAGCGGACAGCAGGATCGTCCCGGCCGCCAACAGGAAGGGGAGTCGGGGTCTGGTCATGCTCGCTCTCTGGGTTCCGTGGAAGGGCCCGACGACGGGGTCCGGCGGGCGCCGCATAGGGTACAGGAGGGCGGCGCCGCCGGTTCCCGCGCGCCTGGGGCAGCGGCGGGCGGTGTGCGTGCGCCGGCACCGTCTTGAGATGGGACCGGGGGCGCGCCAGGTTGCCGGCCATGCGCCCTCCGACCTCCGGGTCCCCACAACGGCTGATCCTCCTCCACGGATTCACGCAGTCCGCCCGGATCTGGGATCCGGTGCGGGCGGCGCTGGAGCCGCGGGAGAGCGTCGCGCTCGATCTGCCGGGCCACGGAGCCGGTTCGGATGAAGGGGGCTCGCTGGCCGAAGGCGCCGACCGGCTGGCGGAGCGCGGGGGGACCGGGACCTGGGTCGGCTATTCGATGGGGGGCCGCTACGCCCTCCACGTCGCGCTGGCCCATCCCGGACGGGTGGGGGGGCTCGTGCTCGTGGGCGCGCATCCGGGCCTGGAGGACGACGCCGAGCGCGCCCGCCGCCGCGCGGCGGACGAGGCCCTGGCCACTCGCCTGGAGCAGATCGGCGTCGACGCTTTCCTGGAGGAGTGGCTGGCCCAGCCGCTGTTCGCCGGGTTGTCCGCCGCCGCCCGTGCCCCCGAGGCGCGCCGGGGGAATCGCGCCGCGGGGCTGGCGCGCGCGCTGCGGGACGCGGGCACCGGCACGCAGGAGCCATTGTGGAACCGGCTCCCGGACCTGGCGATGCCGGTCCTGTACGTCGTCGGCGAGCGGGACGGGCGCTACCGCGCGGTGGGGGAGCGCGTCGTGGAGGCCCTGGGGGCGCGCGGGCGCCTGGCGGTCGTGCCCGACGCCGGGCACGCGGCGCCCTTCGAGCAGCCGGATGCCTTCGTCACGCTGCTGGTCCGCTGGTTGCGCGAGACCGCGGCCCCACCGCCTTCGTGAAGGGACGGCGGGCCGGAGCCGTAGACCCGGACAGTCTGCCGGAGGAACGAGGTCCCGATCCCCACCCACCGGCACCCGTCGGTCCACCCGGAGACGTCCATGCGCCGGCTGCTGCTCGCGATTGCACTCCTGACCCTGCCCACGCTCCTCGACGCCCAGGATCACCCCGCCGGTGACTGGACGGGGACGATCGAGGCCGGCGCCCTGCGCCTGCGCCTCGTGGTCCACCTCACGGGAACGGACGGCGCCTGGACCGGGACGATGGATAGCCCCGATCAGGGCGTGGACGGCCTTCCCCTGGCGGAGGTGCAGGCGGACGGCCGCGGGCTGACGTTCACGGTTCCCTCCATCCAGGGCCGCTACGAGGGGTCCTGGACCGATGGCGGGCGTCGGGTCCAGGGGACCTGGAGCCAGGGCGCGGCGTCGCTCCCGCTGACGCTGGAGCGCGCGACCGGCCCCGTGGCCCGGGAGCCCCGGCCCCAGGAGCCGGTGGGCGCGCTGCCCTACGAGGTCTCCGACGTGTCCTTCGCGGGTGGCGCGGCGGACGTCACCCTGGCCGGGACGCTCACCCTGCCCCCCGGCTCCGGTCCCTTCCCGGCGGTGGTGCTCATCAGCGGCTCGGGCCCGCAGGACCGGGACGAGACGCTCCTCGGCCACAAGCCGTTCCTCGTGCTCGCGGACCACTTCACCCGGGCGGGGATCGCCGTGCTGCGCTACGACGATCGCGGTGTGGCCGGCTCCACGGGCACCTTCGCTGCGGCCACCTCGGAAGACTTCACCGAGGACGCCGCCGCCGCCGTGCGCTTCCTGGCCGCCCGACCGGAGATCGATCCGGCACGCATCGGCCTGGTGGGGCACAGCGAAGGCGGGCTGGTGGCCCCTCTGGTGGAGACGCGCCACGGCGGCGTCGCCTTCCTGGTGTTGATGGCCGGTCCCGGTCTGCCCGGCCACGAGATCCTGGAGCTCCAGACCGGTCTGATCCTCGAAGCCAACGGGGCGTCCGCGGAGCAGGTGGCGGCGGCGGTGGCCCGGACGCGGGAGCTCGACCGCATGATCCTCGAGGCCGGGGACGATCGCGGGCTGGAGACCCGGCTCGTGGCCCGCATCGAAGCCATGGCACAGGCGATGGGCCGCCGTGAGCGCGCAGCGCAGGGCCTGACCCCGGAGGCCATCCGCGCCCAGGCGCGCGAGCTGGCGGGTCCCTGGTTCCGGTTCTTCCTCGCGTACGACCCCGTGCCCACGCTGCGCGCCGTGGACGTGCCGGTGCTGGCCGTCAACGGCGCCAAGGATCTGCAGGTCCCTTCACGGGCGAACCTGGACGCCATCGCCGAGGCGTTGCTGGCCGGCGGGAACGCGGACGTCACCACGCGGGTGCTCCCCGGGCTCAACCACCTGTTCCAGACGGCGGGCACCGGCTCGCCCGCAGAATACACGCAGATCGAGGAGACCGTGGCGCCGGCCGCGCTCGAGCTGATGACCGGCTGGATCCTGGAGCGCTTCGGGGGCTGAGGCCTCAGAACGTGCGGCCGAGCAGCAGATACCACGCGCCGCTCCCGCGGTCCGCCCGACCGTAGCCCAGCCACGCCGGTCCCAGGAACGTCTCCAGACCCGCGAAGACGGTCCCGCCCAGGCGCAGATCGTCCAGCGCGATGTCCCGGGTCCGCTCCCACGCGTTCCCGGCTTCGAAGGATGCACCCACGAACAGGCGGCCTCCGGCCAGGGTGGTGGGGACCGTCGCGACCGGGCGGTACCCCGTCAGCGCCAGCCGCGCGAGCTCGCTCCCGACGACCTGGCGGTTGCGCAGGCCGGACACGTCCAGGAAGCCGCCCAGCTCGAACGCGTCCCAATAGGGCAGGGGCGCGTCGAAGGACGTGGCGACGCGCCCGTGCGCCACCAGCGTGCCCGCGCGATTCGTCAGCGCCTTCAGCGCATGGAAGGAAAGGCGCGTGTACTCGGTCTCACCGCCCAGGACGCGGAAGGGACGCTCGACCCCCACACGGTAGGCCTCGCCGCGCGTCGGGAAGGCGCGATCGTCGAGCCGATCGACGCCCAGCCGCAGGTGCAGCGCGCTCACCCGCGTGGACGTCTCCAGCGAGTCGATGGGCCCCGTCCGGCGGTCCAGCTCCGTGCGTCCCAGCCACCAGCCGGCGCGCAGCTCCCCCCAGTTGCCCAGCTCCAACCCGGCGTCCAGCGCGCCGCCGTAGCGCGTGCGCCGGAGCTGCCCCACGCGGACCTGCCCGTCGAAGACATCCTCGAGGTCCCGGAACCACTCCAGACGCGGCGACACGAACAACCGACTGCGCGCACCGAGGGGCTGGTAGAGCTCGAGCCCGAAGCGACGTCGACGCCCGACCGAGACATCCGCCCGGGCCTCGCCGCCCCACCCGTTCAGCAACGAGGCGGTGTAGCTGACCAGCACGTCGAAGGCCGAGTTCCCACCCAGGTCGTCGGCGAACCCCAGGCCGAACCGGACATAGTTGGGTCCCCACGGCTCCGGGACCACGTCGACCACCAGGCCGGTGTCGGCGGCCTCCACGGCCCAGCGGACCCGGACCGACTCGAACCAGCCCATGCCGTAGATGCGGTCGATGCCCCGCGTGAGGGCGTCGATGTCCAGCGGCCGGTGCGCGGCGATGCCCAGCGTCTCGCGCAACGTCGACGACGCCATGCGCGATCGGTTGTCGATGTGCACGAAGGCGGGCACGGTCGCGGGCGGCTCGGGATCGGTCCGGTCCTCCCGCCACCGGCGATAGGCGTCTTCGGAGAGCGACCACTGCCGCAGGCGCAGGGCCGCCCGCTCGGTCGCGCGCTCGCCCGCGGTGATCGCGGCGGGCGCGTCCTCGAAGGACGTGAAGCGCACCGAGTCGAGCTGGGGCCGGATCAACACGTCGCGCCCCGGACGCAGCAGCGCCGTCTGCTCCGCCGTCATGGCCTGGAAGGGGAAGCGGAACGCCTGCTGCGAGATGTCCAGCGCCGTGGCCAGGTTCTCCCGCGCCATGGGCGGGGTCGCGACATCCACGGCGATGATCACGTCCGGGTCGAAGCGCAGCGCAACGTCGATCGGAAGGTTGTTGCGCAGGCCTCCGTCGACCAGCAGGTGTCCGTCGATCTCGACCGGGACGAACACGCCGGGGATGGCGACGCTGGCGCGGATCGCGTTCGACAGGCTGCCGCTGCCCAGGGCGACGGTCTCGCCCGTCCCGATGTCCACCGCGACGGCGCGGAACGGCACGGGCAGGGAATCGAAGTCCTGCACCGGCCCGAGCGGGAGTGTGAGCGCCATGAAGCGGGTGCTGAGGTTCTGGCCCGTCACGAGGCCGCGCGGCAGCACGAGGGAACCGTCGCGGAAGCCCAGCTCCAGCTGCACGGGCAGCGTGCGGTCGTCCTGCCGCCGGCGGTAGTTGAGGTCGGCGCGGGGCGGGCTGCCACGGAAGACGTCGCCCCAGTGGATGGAGAGCGCTTCGCGCTCGATCTCGGTGGCGGTGGCACCCGCGGCGAAGAGCCCGCCGACGACCGCACCCATGCTGGTGCCGACGACGACATCCACCGGGATGCGCATCCGCTCGAGCGCGCGCAGCACCCCGATGTGCGCGGCCCCGCGCGCGCCGCCGCCGCCCAGCACGAGCGCGACGCGCGCGCGGGGCGGGGTCTGGGCCTGGAGGGGCAGCAGGGTGCCCGCGAGGAGGAGCAGGGTGGCGGAGCCCGCCCGTGCGGTGCGGCGCGCGAGCGCGCGGAGCGGCCGGAGACCGGACCCGTGGGCGCCGCGCATGCCTGTTCGGGTCCCCGACACCCCGCCCCCTTCGTGGAAGGACCGGCTTCCGTGCGTCGGGACGTCATCCGTGGGCTCGCCGCCCGACGATCCGGGCCCGACCGGCCGAAGGGCGTGCTACTCGTCTCGGGGATGGAGGTGCCCGTCGGGGGGCGGGAAGGCCGCCTGGGCGCGGGCGAACGCCTCCGGGGTGTCGAGGTCCGTCAGCACGGACGGGGTGTCGACGGGCACCTCGCACACCTCGGCGCGGTGGGCCTCCAGCAGGCCGCGCGCACCCACGTCGCCCTCCAGGCCGGCGAGTGCCCCGAAGTGCCGCCGGCCCCACAGGACCGGGTTGCCGCGCGTGCGGTCGTGCACGGGCACGCAGACATGCACGCCTTCGTCCGGCGCGAAGGCGTCCAGCAGGCGCGCGAGGTCGCCCGCGCCCA harbors:
- a CDS encoding alpha/beta fold hydrolase — encoded protein: MRPPTSGSPQRLILLHGFTQSARIWDPVRAALEPRESVALDLPGHGAGSDEGGSLAEGADRLAERGGTGTWVGYSMGGRYALHVALAHPGRVGGLVLVGAHPGLEDDAERARRRAADEALATRLEQIGVDAFLEEWLAQPLFAGLSAAARAPEARRGNRAAGLARALRDAGTGTQEPLWNRLPDLAMPVLYVVGERDGRYRAVGERVVEALGARGRLAVVPDAGHAAPFEQPDAFVTLLVRWLRETAAPPPS
- a CDS encoding alpha/beta hydrolase, coding for MRRLLLAIALLTLPTLLDAQDHPAGDWTGTIEAGALRLRLVVHLTGTDGAWTGTMDSPDQGVDGLPLAEVQADGRGLTFTVPSIQGRYEGSWTDGGRRVQGTWSQGAASLPLTLERATGPVAREPRPQEPVGALPYEVSDVSFAGGAADVTLAGTLTLPPGSGPFPAVVLISGSGPQDRDETLLGHKPFLVLADHFTRAGIAVLRYDDRGVAGSTGTFAAATSEDFTEDAAAAVRFLAARPEIDPARIGLVGHSEGGLVAPLVETRHGGVAFLVLMAGPGLPGHEILELQTGLILEANGASAEQVAAAVARTRELDRMILEAGDDRGLETRLVARIEAMAQAMGRRERAAQGLTPEAIRAQARELAGPWFRFFLAYDPVPTLRAVDVPVLAVNGAKDLQVPSRANLDAIAEALLAGGNADVTTRVLPGLNHLFQTAGTGSPAEYTQIEETVAPAALELMTGWILERFGG
- a CDS encoding YncE family protein; the protein is MPRLHTRATIGGLAIVLAACAAAPAAAGNGPVRPQEAPVYAYVCSQDEAMITVIDLTTQRVVEEIHLTELGFTPNAKPHHVAVEPDGSFWYVSLIGENRVLKFDRDNTLVGRVDFEVPGMLALDADADMLFAGRSMSAVNPPARLGEFSTDGMRADEVDVFFPRPHALALSPDGARIYTASLAENQLATVDRETGDVELTNVDQGGHGAHGEHGHMIAHFGIAPDGDLLVATTEMTGLLLFFDLSGDGLPKADGQMELGQRPWLPVFSPDGGTLYLAVKDANAVDIIDVASRQVRTRITHPAISEPHGAALSPDGRWLIVTNNNTKGAYASTRRSEKGGGPVGTAVIIDTGSNEVVEVIEVGANPTGVGVRPGA
- a CDS encoding patatin-like phospholipase family protein, with the protein product MRGAHGSGLRPLRALARRTARAGSATLLLLAGTLLPLQAQTPPRARVALVLGGGGARGAAHIGVLRALERMRIPVDVVVGTSMGAVVGGLFAAGATATEIEREALSIHWGDVFRGSPPRADLNYRRRQDDRTLPVQLELGFRDGSLVLPRGLVTGQNLSTRFMALTLPLGPVQDFDSLPVPFRAVAVDIGTGETVALGSGSLSNAIRASVAIPGVFVPVEIDGHLLVDGGLRNNLPIDVALRFDPDVIIAVDVATPPMARENLATALDISQQAFRFPFQAMTAEQTALLRPGRDVLIRPQLDSVRFTSFEDAPAAITAGERATERAALRLRQWSLSEDAYRRWREDRTDPEPPATVPAFVHIDNRSRMASSTLRETLGIAAHRPLDIDALTRGIDRIYGMGWFESVRVRWAVEAADTGLVVDVVPEPWGPNYVRFGLGFADDLGGNSAFDVLVSYTASLLNGWGGEARADVSVGRRRRFGLELYQPLGARSRLFVSPRLEWFRDLEDVFDGQVRVGQLRRTRYGGALDAGLELGNWGELRAGWWLGRTELDRRTGPIDSLETSTRVSALHLRLGVDRLDDRAFPTRGEAYRVGVERPFRVLGGETEYTRLSFHALKALTNRAGTLVAHGRVATSFDAPLPYWDAFELGGFLDVSGLRNRQVVGSELARLALTGYRPVATVPTTLAGGRLFVGASFEAGNAWERTRDIALDDLRLGGTVFAGLETFLGPAWLGYGRADRGSGAWYLLLGRTF
- a CDS encoding choice-of-anchor B family protein codes for the protein MTRPRLPFLLAAGTILLSASTARAQSFPGAPAALQAGFGASVEIAGADVLVGEAQNRIRSGLVYVYRKSGGAWTEQARLAASDAEGTDGFGAALAADGDLLAVTRLGGAGALYLFERDGSGTWGEAQKLTGSDAAEGDGFGASVALSGGHLLVGAPNQGMRRGAVYAFRRNADGAWTEVGKMAAADLRAADGFGTQVALHGDEAFVAAPLRDQQTGAVFRFRFQGNRWTEVGPLPLDGLERGVRFGNALSAGEDRLLVGAARAAGQMGAAFAFVRDADSGEWVPAAQLLPFLAGPRETFGSAVAYAGAQIWVGAPGAAGAQGAAYVYSRGPSGQFDQVSRLSPGVEGRTGFGGSLAVDGDLAAVGMTAADFGLGRVAVYERGADGVWQSETLMSEEENFDRVAGGQVDCAEGSATAFACTEVDLLSFVPVAELGGGRGVRLNDIWGWTDADTEREYAIVGRMDGTAFVDVTDPFNPVYLGNLPLTDGANPAAWRDMKVYRNHTFIVSDGAGSHGMQVFDLTRLRDFDGTPETFEADALYTDIHSAHNIVINEETGFAYSVGSSMGGETCGGGLHMIDVRDPKNPTFAGCFADAQTGRASTGYSHDAQCVVYRGPDAEHEGKEICFGANETALSIADVTDKSNPVALSRASYPNVGYSHQGWLTEDQRYFFMNDELDELQGAVEQTRTLIWDVSDLDDPQLVKEHFGTQKSSDHNLYIVGDRMYQSNYQSGLRVLDISDVENPVEVGYFDTVPYGTNDPGFGGSWSNYPFFKNGVVAVTSGAEGLFLVRPRGRAVF